One region of Fragaria vesca subsp. vesca linkage group LG4, FraVesHawaii_1.0, whole genome shotgun sequence genomic DNA includes:
- the LOC101310017 gene encoding ER lumen protein retaining receptor-like, which yields MNIFRLAGDMTHLASVLVLLLKIHTIKSCAGVSLKTQELYALVFATRYLDIFVSFYSVYNTLMKLIFLGSSFSIVWYIRHHRIVRRSYDKSQDTFRHHFLLLPCLLLALVINEKFTFREVMWAFSIYLEAVAILPQLVLLQRTRNIDNLTGQYVVLLGAYRALYILNWIYRYFTEEGFVHWITWMAGIIQTLLYADFFYYYFQSWKNNVKLQLPA from the exons ATGAATATATTCAGATTAGCGGGAGATATGACGCATTTGGCTAGTGTTCTTGTTTTGCTTCTCAAGATCCACACTATCAAGTCCTGTGCTG GTGTTTCCTTGAAGACTCAAGAACTCTATGCTCTTGTCTTTGCTACCCGCTACTTGGATATCTTTGTTAGCTTCTACTCAGTTTATAATACCCTCATGAAGTTGATATTCTTGGGTAGCTCTTTCTCAATTGTTTGGTATATACGGCACCACAGGATTGTTCGTAGATCGTATGATAAGTCTCAAGACACATTTCGCCATCATTTTCTTCTACTCCCTTGCCTGCTTTTGGCCCTGGTCATCAATGAGAAATTCACTTTTAGAGAG GTGATGTGGGCCTTTTCCATATATTTGGAAGCAGTCGCCATACTTCCTCAGCTGGTGCTGTTGCAAAGGACAAGAAATATTGACAACTTAACAGGCCAATATGTAGTCCTCCTCGG GGCATATCGAGCATTGTACATATTGAATTGGATTTACCGCTACTTTACTGAGGAAGGCTTTGTCCACTGGATAA CTTGGATGGCAGGGATAATCCAGACCTTACTCTATGCTGATTTCTTCTATTATTACTTCCAGAG TTGGAAGAACAATGTAAAGCTCCAGTTGCCAGCTTGA
- the LOC101298016 gene encoding uncharacterized protein LOC101298016, which produces MDKTWMKADRRSLQFNLGFNQFLKVALDNARNPNNIPCPCLKCHNNRFGNIQFIKDHVYFNGIMQNYTRWKWHEECSYAARHYLSEGSETVEQIPDLGGNEDIGVLNGEDHEISPDSNEFMQFVEDGDKPLYPGCTKSTKMNGSVNLAKKTLSALGMKYEKIDVCPNDCILYRDLNVDAKKCPSCNASRWKLAKDGSEKVGVPTKTLWGRKKDGMMRHPANSPTWKMVNTNWPDFGIEPRNLRLALSSDGFNPYGAISSKYSCWPVILITYNLPPWLCMKRKYMMLTLLISGPKQPRNDIDVYLQPLVDDLKVLWDGIEQVYDSVRGEYFKLKAVLLWTINDFPAYGNLSGCVVKGYNACPICVDQTKPYRLKHSKKLVFWRNRRQLPRHHPYLKQASAFDNTIEKEDAPTPLTGEETFARVQGLPKASGKGNAPAPYKGPPKNRPCWKKKSVFYELDCLKFLPVRHNLDVMHIEKNCCDAILGTLLNIPGKTKDGVAARLGMVDMGICTDLKPTAGGPSRFSSNIRNLVSVNDLKLGNLKSHDCHVIMQLLLPVAIRSVLEKPVRWMYPFERYMNVFKGMVHNRTFPEGCIAECYIVEETVEFLEERMLPEDATTIGSLKNCEDAQPYFKEHMEFLELSFPYNINNPKWMKDKQNQTFPDWFKKSVANEIRIADNEVPETIRWLAGGPNKEVPTFRGYHVNGVDFNTMERDSKRSVQNSGVFLVADAMQVASAKDKRPTTVDMDFYGRIQQIWEVDYYKFRVPILLCDWVESSRGVKVDELGFTLVKLDRIGHLNDPFVLATHVKQIFYIEDPLDAEWSMIKDETVYSATERARAVALRMKAMAMKRSRSKYASPVKSSSQHPSPVKTASKAVSPKKRTSPSPKKRKAGSNVASPKKRKGGSRARKTASPKKRTSRRLNVIKSMSKSSNNSQQA; this is translated from the exons ATGGATAAAACATGGATGAAGGCTGATAGGAGATCACTACAATTCAACTTAGGATTTAACCAGTTTCTTAAGGTTGCATTGGATAATGCTAGGAACCCCAATAATATACCTTGCCCTTGCTTAAAGTGCCATAACAACCGATTTGGTAATATACAGTTCATTAAGGATCATGTCTATTTCAACGGTATAATGCAAAACTATACTCGTTGGAAATGGCACGAAGAATGTTCTTATGCTGCTAGACATTATTTGAGTGAGGGTTCTGAAACAGTAGAGCAGATTCCTGATTTAGGAGGAAATGAAGATATAGGTGTGCTCAATGGTGAAGATCACGAGATTTCGCCAGACTCGAATGAGTTTATGCAGTTCGTAGAGGATGGAGATAAGCCTCTATATCCTGGTTGTACCAAGTCAACCAAGATGAATG GGTCCGTCAATTTGGCTAAGAAAACTCTTTCCGCATTAGGGATGAAGTACGAGAAGATTGATGTTTGTCCAAATGACTGCATCTTGTATAGAGACCTAAATGTTGATGCTAAAAAATGTCCATCTTGTAATGCATCAAGGTGGAAACTAGCGAAGGATGGATCTGAGAAAGTAGGGGTGCCGACGAAGACATTGTG GGGTAGAAAGAAAGATGGAATGATGAGACATCCAGCGAATTCCCCAACTTGGAAAATGGTAAACACAAATTGGCCAGATTTTGGTATAGAACCTAGGAACCTTAGACTAGCATTGTCCTCAGATGGGTTTAACCCATATGGTGCAATAAGCAGCAAATACTCTTGTTGGCCAGTGATACTGATCACCTATAACCTTCCTCCATGGTTATGCATGAAGAGGAAGTACATGATGCTAACTTTGTTAATTTCGGGACCTAAGCAGCCCAGAAATGACATTGATGTCTATTTGCAGCCTTTAGTGGATGATTTGAAAGTCTTGTGGGATGGGATTGAGCAAGTGTACGATTCTGTAAGAGGAGAGTACTTTAAGCTGAAAGCGGTATTGTTGTGGACTATAAACGATTTTCCCGCCTATGGGAACTTATCAGGGTGCGTTGTGAAAGGATACAATGCGTGTCCAATCTGTGTTGATCAGACCAAACCTTATCGGTTGAAACACTCGAAGAAATTGGTATTTTGGAGGAATCGAAGACAACTGCCACGACATCATCCTTACCTAAAGCAAGCTTCTGCTTTCGATAACACTATAGAAAAAGAAGATGCTCCTACACCATTAACAGGAGAGGAGACATTTGCAAGAGTTCAAGGTCTGCCTAAAGCAAGTGGTAAGGGAAACGCTCCTGCCCCTTATAAGGGTCCTCCAAAAAATAGACCATGCTGGAAGAAAAAATCTGTTTTCTATGAACTTGATTGCTTGAAGTTTCTTCCAGTAAGACATAATCTTGATGTCATGCACATTGAGAAGAACTGTTGTGATGCTATTCTTGGCACGTTGTTGAACATTCCGGGGAAGACTAAGGATGGGGTTGCTGCTAGATTGGGTATGGTTGATATGGGGATATGCACTGATTTGAAGCCTACAGCTGGT GGTCCTTCCCGGTTTTCATCTAATATACGGAACCTGGTGTCTGTAAATGATTTAAAACTTGGCAATCTTAAGTCACATGATTGCCATGTTATAATGCAACTGCTTCTCCCTGTTGCAATACGTTCAGTTTTGGAAAAACCTGTTAG ATGGATGTACCCCTTTGAGAGGTACATGAACGTGTTCAAAGGAATGGTGCACAATCGAACATTTCCTGAGGGTTGCATCGCAGAGTGTTACATTGTTGAAGAAACAGTTGAATTTTTGGAGGAACGTATGCTTCCTGAAGATGCTACCACTATTGGATCCCTAAAA AACTGTGAAGATGCGCAACCATATTTCAA GGAGCATATGGAGTTTTTAGAGTTAAGTTTCCCATACAACATAAATAATCCTAAGTGGATGAAGGATAAACAGAACCAGACATTTCCTGATTGGTTCAAGAAGAGT GTTGCAAATGAAATTAGAATTGCCGATAATGAAGTTCCTGAAACCATTAGGTGGTTGGCTGGTGGACCAAATAAAGAGGTTCCTACTTTCCGCGGTTACCACGTGAATGGGGTTGATTTTAACACTATGGAGCGGGACAGTAAGAGATCAGTTCAAAACAGTGGCGTCTTTTTGGTTGCCGATGCAATGCAAGTTGCCAGTGCAAAGGATAAAAGGCCTACAACTGTGGACATGGACTTTTACGGCCGGATCCAACAGATTTGGGAGGTGGACTACTACAAGTTTAGGGTACCAATATTATTATGTGATTGGGTGGAGTCATCTAGGGGTGTCAAAGTGGACGAACTTGGGTTTACTTTGGTTAAACTGGACAGGATAGGGCATTTAAATGATCCATTTGTCTTGGCTACCCATGTGAAACAAATTTTTTACATAGAAGACCCCCTTGATGCTGAATGGTCAATG ATAAAAGATGAGACTGTCTACTCAGCAACTGAACGTGCAAGAGCCGTAGCATTACGAATGAAGGCTATGGCCATGAAAAGATCAAGATCTAAGTATGCATCCCCCGTTAAGTCCTCATCCCAACATCCTTCCCCCGTTAAGACTGCATCAAAGGCTGTCTCCCCAAAGAAGCGTACGAGTCCCTCCCCAAAGAAGCGTAAAGCTGGATCAAATGTTGCCTCCCCGAAGAAGCGTAAGGGTGGATCAAGAGCAAGAAAAACTGCCTCCCCAAAAAAGCGTACATCAAGGAGGCTGAATGTGATCAAGTCTATGAGCAAGTCATCAAACAACTCTCAACAAGCTTAA